A region of the Longimicrobiales bacterium genome:
AGAAGGACAGCGCGCCCGCGAGTCCGACGGACGCGATCACGAGCGCCAGCATGCCGAGCGCGCCGACGAGGAACGTGTTGAGCCGTTCGGCGGCGACCGTTTCCGCGCGGATCTGCTCGAACGTCGCGACGCGCAGTACCGGCTGATCCGGCGCCAGCTCGCTCGCGATCTGCTGCACACGCGGCGCGAGCGCCGAGGCGCCGTTCGCACGGATCACGAACGCACCGGGGAAGTAGCCGATGTCGTTCTGAGTCAGAGGCTGGTACATGACGAGCGGCGGAGCCGCGTCCGGACCGTCGTCGCGGGTGTTGCTGACCACGCCGACCACCGTCTTCCACCGCTCGGTCATTCCGATCGCGGGGAGAACCTGGCCTGTCCACGAGACGTAGCGACCGAGCGGATCCTCATCCCCGAACAGCCGCTCCGCGAGCGCCTGGTTCAGGATCGCCACCGGACCGCTGTCCACCCGGTCCGTGTCGTCGAATGCACGGCCGCGCAGCACCTGCATGCCGGCCGCCTCGAAGAACTCCGGTGTCGCCGTGCGATACTCCGCCATCGGAACCGGTACGCCGGGCTCCGGTGGCCGCCCTTCCGCCATGATCTCCAGCTTCAGCTCGTTCCTGCGCAGCGGCACGCTGAGCCCCACACCGACCGCATGCACACCGGGCAGCGCTTCGATACGGCGCTGCATCTCGTGCTGCAGCGCCACGATCTCGGCGGCGCTCTGCCCCTCGTGGTCCGCAGGTACCTCGAGCGTCAGCGTGTTCTCCATCCGGACACCCAGGTCCACCGAGTTCAGCTTCACCAGCGTGCGCGCGAGCAGCCCCGCCGCCGTCAATACCGTCACGCTGGCCGCCACCTGCGCCACGATCAGCCCGCGCTGCAGACCCTGCCTGCTGCCCGTCGTGCGCGAGCCCGAGCGCGTGAGCATCGCACCGGCCGCCTCCCGGAAGTGCAGCCCCGGCATGAACGCGAACACCAGAGCAGCAAGGCCAGCCACCAGCACGGTGAACAGAAGTACGCCGCCATCGAGCCGGATTTCGCTCGCACGTGCGGTGTACCGCCCCGCAAAGCCGACCAGGAGGTCCAGCCCCACCCACGCGAGCACGACCCCGAACACCGCACCCAGCAGCGCCAGCACGCCCGTCTCCGCCAGCAGGATGCGACGCAGGGCCCACCGGTTCGCGCCCATCGCCCAGCGCACGGCGAACTCGCGATCCCGCTGCATGTTTCGCGTCAGCACCAGGTTCGCCACGTTGGCGCACGTCGTCAGCAGGACCAGGCCGGCCGCAGCCATGAGCAGCCACAACGCAAAGCGCGCCTGCGACGTCAGCGCCTCACGAAGCGGCGTGACACTCACGGCATAGCCCGCCGCCGCGTCGTAGTTCTCCGGGTACTCGTCGTACATGCGCGCAGCCACGCGGTCCACTTCGACCTGCGCGTCCTCGACGTCAGAACCGGGTGCAAGGCGCGCGAACACGTCCGTCATCCGGTGCGACCGGCCATGCACCATCGTCGCATCCAGGTGATGCGGACTCGTCACCAGGTTCACGAACACGTCCGTTGCGCCGGGGAACGGCGGCGCCGGCTCCAGCACACCCACCACCGTGACCGACCGCCCGTTCATGCGGAAGGCACGACCGATGACCGAAGGATCCCCGCCGAAGGCGCGCTGCCAGTAGCCGTGCGTCAGCATCATCACCGGCTCCGCGCCGGCCCCGTCGTCCGCGGCACCGAACGTCCGCCCCAGCACGGCACCGAGACCCACCACGTCGAAGTAGTTGCCGCTCACGATCCCCGCCTGTACCTGCACCGGACGGCCGGAGCCGAGCATCGTGAAGGGCATGGCCGAAAACTCCGCGAAGCCCGTGAGCGTCCGCATCGACTCGCGCAGGTCGACGATCTCCGGCACCGAGAACTTCACGTCCGACATCCCCGACTGCGCCGCGGAATGCTGCAGGTAGACCAGCGTCGCATCGTCCTCGTGCGGCAGCGGCCGCAGCAGCACCCCCCGGAACACACTGAAGATCGCCGTGTTCGCACCGATCCCGAGTCCGAGCACGATTACCACCAGCGCAGCAAAGCCCGGCGACTTCAGCAGCGACCGTATCGCGTAGCGCATGTTTCCCTGCCCTCCCCTTCGGTTCTCGAAACCGCATCCCCGTCCGCGCAACAGACCGACCGGTCGGTATATGTGGCCGCGGCGGCCGGTCCCGCAACCGCTGCGGGGCATCCACGACCATCAGACTGACGGATATTGGCGGGTGGATCGGTCGTTTTTTCACACACGGGTGGATCGGTCGTTTTTTCACACAGAGGTCACAGCGGATCACGGGGGATGCACGGACGTGCTCGTTTTCACGCAGAGCCGCGGAGGGGCAGAGGCGCAGGTGCTTTCGGATACGCGAAAGCACCACGCCCATCTGCTTCACGTTTCAGTTTGCCGGACAGCCGGGCAGAGCAGGAGCAACGGAACCGCAACCAGAGTGCAACGCTGCCGGACGAGGATGCTGCGGCATGACGAGTGAGCCTGCGCCCTGCGTCTCTGCTCCTCCGAGAGGATGCCGTTCACTCTGTGTCCGCAGTGCCCACTGTGACCTCCGTGTGAACCGCGGCGGACTAGGCTTCCCGCAACGCAACCGGCTCTTCCTGCCAGGCCCGCATGAGCAGCTCGTACGACCGTGCCCGTGCAGCGTGCGCGTGCACCATGGTCGTGATCATCAGCTCGCTGGCGCCGGTCTCTTCGACCAGGGCGTCCAGCTGGGGCACGACGGTGGCCGGGGAGCCGACGATGTGACGCGCGCGGTTCTCGCGCACGAATGCGCGCTCGACGTCGTCGTACGGGTACATGGCGGCTTCCTCGGGGGTGGGCACCGGCCCGAACTGCTGGCGGCGGAAGCGCAGCCAGCTCAGGTCGAGCGAGCTGGCGAGGAACTCGGCTTCCTCGTCGGTCGGCGCGCACACCACCGAGACGGCGAGGATCGCGTGCGGCTCGGGGAACTGGTCAGAAGGCTGGAACGCTTCACGGTAGGCCCGGAGCGGCGGCGCGGCCGGTGCGGGGCTGAAGTGGCGCGCGAAGCTGTAGCCCATGCCGAGCGAGCCGGCAAAGCGGGCGCTCGCGCCACTGGAGCCGAGCAGCCAGATCGGCGGCAGCGGCACGTCGGAGGGCACTGCGCGTACGCCGTGGAACGGATGGTCGGCGGGTGCGTCACCACGCGACAGCGTCAGCAGCTCCTGGAGCTGAGCCGGGAACTGCTCGGCGTCGAACGGGCGCATGGCGGCCATGGCCGCGCGATCGGAGCCGGGCGCCCGGCCGATTCCGAGATCGATCCGGTCCGGGTGCAGCGCCTCCAGCGTGTGGAACGCCTCGGCGATCCGGAGCGGCGCATGGTTCGGCAGCATGATGCCCCCCGAGCCCACGCGGATCGTCTCCGTCTGAGCTGCGATGTGCGCGATCAGGATCTCGGGCGCGGAACTCGCGATGCTCGGCATGCTGTGATGCTCCGCGAACCAGTGGCGCACATAGCCGAGCCGCTCGGCGCGCTGCGCGAGGTCGACGGAGTTGATCAGCGTCTGTGTCGCGGAAAAGCCGGCACCGATATGTGCAAGGTCCAGGACGGACAGTGGAACTCGTGTCATCATTCCTTCCATGAAGCTCGACGATCCAGAACGTACCCCGCGAAAGAGATGTGATCCATTCCGGCGCCGTTGCGTCAGCCCATCCGATCCGCGAGCGTCCCGGGCATGTCTTCGAACGCGGTGAGTATGCCTGGCGCGCCGCTGCCGCGTCGCCAGGTCCTCGTGATCTTCAGCGGGCTGCTGCTCGCGATGCTGCTGGCGGCGCTCGACTCCACGATCGTCGCGACCGCACTTCCCACGATCGTCGGCGAGCTGGGCGGGCTGGACCGGCTGGGGTGGGTCGTCACGGCATACCTGCTCGCGCAGACGGTCGTGACGCCGCTGTACGGCAAGCTCGGCGACCTGTACGGCCGCAAGGTCGTGCTGCAGTCTGCAGTCGTGCTGTTCCTGCTGGGCTCCGTGCTGTGCGGCATGGCGAACAGCATGATGCAGCTCATCCTGTTCCGCGCGATCCAGGGGCTGGGTGGCGGCGGGCTGATGGTGACGTCGCAGGCAGTGGTCGGCGACATCGTGCCGCCGCGCGAGCGCGGCCGCTATCAGGGCATCTTCGGCGCGGTCTTCGGTCTTTCCAGCATCGCCGGCCCGCTGCTCGGCGGCTACTTCACGACGCACCTGTCCTGGCGCTGGATCTTCTACATCAACCTGCCGCTCGGGCTCGTTGCACTGCTCGTGATCGCCGCGGTGCTGCCGCGTCGCACGGTGCGCGTGCAGCACGCAATCGACTACCTGGGAGCCGGCCTGCTCGCGCTCGCACTGAGCGCGCTCGTGCTGTTCACCGACCTCGGCGGCATCACGCTGCCATGGACGTCGACACCGATGCTCGCGCTGATCGGCAGCGGCCTGCTGCTCCTCGGCGCATTCGTGTTCGTCGAGAAGCGTGCGCGCGAGCCGGTGCTCCCGCTCCGCCTGTTCCGCGACCGCACCTTCACGCTGACGTCGGGCATCGGCCTGATCGTCGGCTTCGCGATGTTCGGCTCCGTCACCTACATCCCGCTGTTCCTGCAGGTCGTGAACGGTGCAACGCCCACGGGCTCGGGGCTGCAGATGCTGCCGATGATGGGCGGCATGCTGCTGACGTCGATTTCGTCCGGTCAGCTCATCAGCCGCTGGGGACGCTACCGCGCCTTTCCCATCGCAGGCACCGCCATCATGGCGCTGGGGCTGTTCCTGCTTTCACGCATGAGTGCCGACACGAGCGTACTCACGGCTTCCATCTACATGGCCGTGCTGGGCTCCGGCATGGGCTTCGTCATGCAGGTGCTCGTGATCGCCGTGCAGAACACGGCGCCGTACGCGGACCTCGGTGTTGCGACGTCCGGCGCGACACTCTTCCGGCTGATCGGCGGCTCGCTCGGCACCGCCGTGTTCGGGGCGATCTTCGCCGGTGAGCTGGCGATGCACCTGAGCGGCGCGGGCGGCGCTACCCTGCCGGCTGGCACCGGCGTGTCGCCGCAGGTGATCGCAGAGCTGGCACCCGCCGACCGCCTGGTCTACATCACGTCGTTCACCACATCGCTAGGAACGGTGTTCGAGTTCGCGACCGGCGTGGCGCTGGTCGGCTTTCTGCTGACCTGGTTCGTTCCCGAAAAGCCGCTGCGCGAGACCGTCGGCGCGCTCGCCGAAGACATCGGCCAGGGCACGGGCGAGATCTTCCCCATGCCTGTCGACGCCCGTTCCGTCCGGCAGCTCGAGCAGTCCCTTTCGCTCATTGCGTGGCGCGACACGCGCCGCGAATACATTCGACAGGTCGTCAACCGCGCGGGCATCGACCTGTCGCCGGCGGCCGCATGGCTGCTGGTGCAGCTCGACGAGAAGCCTGGCGTACGCGTGCTCGACCACGCGCACAGCGACGCCGAGCGGGAGCGCAGGGTGCGTGCGGCGTTCGAAGAGCTGCGGGAGCGCGGACTGCTCGAGCCGGGAGCGTCGCTCGACGATGGCGCTGTCCCGAACGATGCCGGCTGCGCACTGCTCGACCGGCTGGTCGCTGCCCGACGCGAGCACCTGCAGGAGACGATCCGGGACTGGGATCCCGCGCGGCGAGCCGATGTGGCGGCCGCGATTGCACGAGTCTCGCGCGAAATGGTACCCGCGCGCGCGACGCGCCCCTGAGGCGACGGAGACCACATGGCCGACAGCGCGCAGAACCCGCAATCCCCGCGACCGGGCGAAAAGACGGACGGCGCCGGTGCGACTCCCCCCGCATCCCGCTTCCCGCGCCGCACCTGGCTGATCTTTCTGCTGATCGTGCTGTTCAATTACCTGCTGATGCGCACGTTCTTCCCGTCCACGGACACGGTGACCGTGCCGTACACGCTGTTCCGCGCGCAGGTGGACAGCGGCAACGTGGAAACCGTGTTCAGTCGCGGCGACCGCATCAGCGGCCGCTTCGAATCTCCCGTGCGCTTCCCCGCCGAGCCGGATACCATCCGGAACGTCGAGCCGCGCAACGTCAGGGACTTCGAGACCACGCTGCCCACGTTCCTCGACCCGGGGCTCGAGGCACTGCTCATCACCAACGGTGTCGAGATCAGTGCGGAGCCGATCCAGGAGGGCAACACCTGGCTTACGCTGCTCTTCAGCTTTGCGCCGGCACTGCTGCTGATCGGGCTGTACGTCTGGTTCCTCCGGCGCGCGGCACGACAGGGTGGCGGCATCGGCGGTGCGATGATGGGGATGGGCAAGAGCACTGCGCGCCGATTCGACAGTGAGCAGGACACCAAGGTCACGTTCGAAGATGTCGCCGGCATCGATGAGGCCGAGAACGAGCTGATCGAGATCGTCGACTTCCTGAAGGACCCGCAGAAGTACACGCGGCTTGGCGGCACCGCGCCCAAGGGCGTGCTGCTCGTCGGCTCGCCGGGGACCGGCAAAACGCTGCTCGCGCGCGCTGTCGCCGGAGAGGCGGGCGTGCCGTTCTTCTCGATGAGCGCGTCGGAATTCGTCGAGATGATCGTCGGCGTAGGCGCGGCGCGTGTGCGCGACCTGTTCAAGCAGGCACGCGAGCACGCACCCGCAATCATCTTCATCGACGAGCTGGACGCGATCGGCCGCGCGCGCGGCCAGGTCGCGATCGGCGGCTCCAGCGAGCAGGAACAGACGCTGAACCAGCTGCTCAGCGAGATGGACGGCTTTTCCAGCCGCGAGGGCATCATCGTCCTCGCCGCGACCAACCAGCCGGACGTGCTCGACAAGGCACTGCTGCGTGCAGGACGGTTCGACCGGCGCGTCATCGTGAATCCACCCGACCTCGTCGGCCGCAAGGCGATCCTCGAGGTACACACACGCGACGTCCCGCTTGGAGACGACGTCGACCTCCTCGAGATCGCGAGCAGCACACCCGGCCTCGTCGGCGCAGACCTGCGCAACCTGGTCAATGAGGCGGCGCTCCTCGCCGCACGGCGCGAGCAGGACGTCGTGCACGCGAAGGACTTCATGGACGCGCTCGAAAAGATCGTGCTGGGGCCCGAGCGGCCGCTGCTGCTCAGCCGCAAGGACCGCGAGCGCATCGCCTACCACGAGGGCGGCCACGCAATTCTCGGACTGGTCGTCGAAGGCGCGGATCCGGTGCGTCGCGTCTCCATCGTGCCGCGCGGGCAGGCGCTGGGCGTCACGTACCAGCGCCCGGACGCCGATCGCTACAACTATCCGGAGAGCTACCTGCGCGCCCGCATCATCGGCGCACTCGGCGGACGCGCCGCGGAAGAGCT
Encoded here:
- a CDS encoding LLM class flavin-dependent oxidoreductase; protein product: MMTRVPLSVLDLAHIGAGFSATQTLINSVDLAQRAERLGYVRHWFAEHHSMPSIASSAPEILIAHIAAQTETIRVGSGGIMLPNHAPLRIAEAFHTLEALHPDRIDLGIGRAPGSDRAAMAAMRPFDAEQFPAQLQELLTLSRGDAPADHPFHGVRAVPSDVPLPPIWLLGSSGASARFAGSLGMGYSFARHFSPAPAAPPLRAYREAFQPSDQFPEPHAILAVSVVCAPTDEEAEFLASSLDLSWLRFRRQQFGPVPTPEEAAMYPYDDVERAFVRENRARHIVGSPATVVPQLDALVEETGASELMITTMVHAHAARARSYELLMRAWQEEPVALREA
- a CDS encoding MDR family MFS transporter; this translates as MSSNAVSMPGAPLPRRQVLVIFSGLLLAMLLAALDSTIVATALPTIVGELGGLDRLGWVVTAYLLAQTVVTPLYGKLGDLYGRKVVLQSAVVLFLLGSVLCGMANSMMQLILFRAIQGLGGGGLMVTSQAVVGDIVPPRERGRYQGIFGAVFGLSSIAGPLLGGYFTTHLSWRWIFYINLPLGLVALLVIAAVLPRRTVRVQHAIDYLGAGLLALALSALVLFTDLGGITLPWTSTPMLALIGSGLLLLGAFVFVEKRAREPVLPLRLFRDRTFTLTSGIGLIVGFAMFGSVTYIPLFLQVVNGATPTGSGLQMLPMMGGMLLTSISSGQLISRWGRYRAFPIAGTAIMALGLFLLSRMSADTSVLTASIYMAVLGSGMGFVMQVLVIAVQNTAPYADLGVATSGATLFRLIGGSLGTAVFGAIFAGELAMHLSGAGGATLPAGTGVSPQVIAELAPADRLVYITSFTTSLGTVFEFATGVALVGFLLTWFVPEKPLRETVGALAEDIGQGTGEIFPMPVDARSVRQLEQSLSLIAWRDTRREYIRQVVNRAGIDLSPAAAWLLVQLDEKPGVRVLDHAHSDAERERRVRAAFEELRERGLLEPGASLDDGAVPNDAGCALLDRLVAARREHLQETIRDWDPARRADVAAAIARVSREMVPARATRP
- the ftsH gene encoding ATP-dependent zinc metalloprotease FtsH encodes the protein MADSAQNPQSPRPGEKTDGAGATPPASRFPRRTWLIFLLIVLFNYLLMRTFFPSTDTVTVPYTLFRAQVDSGNVETVFSRGDRISGRFESPVRFPAEPDTIRNVEPRNVRDFETTLPTFLDPGLEALLITNGVEISAEPIQEGNTWLTLLFSFAPALLLIGLYVWFLRRAARQGGGIGGAMMGMGKSTARRFDSEQDTKVTFEDVAGIDEAENELIEIVDFLKDPQKYTRLGGTAPKGVLLVGSPGTGKTLLARAVAGEAGVPFFSMSASEFVEMIVGVGAARVRDLFKQAREHAPAIIFIDELDAIGRARGQVAIGGSSEQEQTLNQLLSEMDGFSSREGIIVLAATNQPDVLDKALLRAGRFDRRVIVNPPDLVGRKAILEVHTRDVPLGDDVDLLEIASSTPGLVGADLRNLVNEAALLAARREQDVVHAKDFMDALEKIVLGPERPLLLSRKDRERIAYHEGGHAILGLVVEGADPVRRVSIVPRGQALGVTYQRPDADRYNYPESYLRARIIGALGGRAAEELVYGTKTTGAENDIEQITSLARSMVTRWGMSEALGMVQLAPRENRYLGVAGMDGRQFSEATGEKIDEEVRRIIQECHDEAIRLLQAHRPELDALAKALLERETLDEQQILDVTGLRKDAVEVRNGRATGQGGPIG
- a CDS encoding ABC transporter permease, whose protein sequence is MRYAIRSLLKSPGFAALVVIVLGLGIGANTAIFSVFRGVLLRPLPHEDDATLVYLQHSAAQSGMSDVKFSVPEIVDLRESMRTLTGFAEFSAMPFTMLGSGRPVQVQAGIVSGNYFDVVGLGAVLGRTFGAADDGAGAEPVMMLTHGYWQRAFGGDPSVIGRAFRMNGRSVTVVGVLEPAPPFPGATDVFVNLVTSPHHLDATMVHGRSHRMTDVFARLAPGSDVEDAQVEVDRVAARMYDEYPENYDAAAGYAVSVTPLREALTSQARFALWLLMAAAGLVLLTTCANVANLVLTRNMQRDREFAVRWAMGANRWALRRILLAETGVLALLGAVFGVVLAWVGLDLLVGFAGRYTARASEIRLDGGVLLFTVLVAGLAALVFAFMPGLHFREAAGAMLTRSGSRTTGSRQGLQRGLIVAQVAASVTVLTAAGLLARTLVKLNSVDLGVRMENTLTLEVPADHEGQSAAEIVALQHEMQRRIEALPGVHAVGVGLSVPLRRNELKLEIMAEGRPPEPGVPVPMAEYRTATPEFFEAAGMQVLRGRAFDDTDRVDSGPVAILNQALAERLFGDEDPLGRYVSWTGQVLPAIGMTERWKTVVGVVSNTRDDGPDAAPPLVMYQPLTQNDIGYFPGAFVIRANGASALAPRVQQIASELAPDQPVLRVATFEQIRAETVAAERLNTFLVGALGMLALVIASVGLAGALSFFISQRTAEIGIRMSLGAAPARVLGMVLGDGALLLAMGTTLGLLGSLIVARLLDGMLFGVAPSDPWTLALVTLVMITVGLIAAGVPAVRAARVDPLVAIRKET